The stretch of DNA TTGCTACCGGACCACGTCGTGGTGGCGAAGGTCTGACTGCCTGCCCTCTCACCTCCTACGGCCCGGCGTCGGAGCTTCGGTATCGGTGCACCTACGAGACCATGCGAGCCCGCCGCATGAGCCTGGGAGCCCGATCGGCGGCGAACCCGCCGTTTTCCTCCGACAGGACTTGCACTGTTATCAGTTTCGAAGTAGCCGGATCTCAGCTGCGCCGCGGAAGGACGCCAAGGCGGCCCCGCTCCCTACTGCTGGGGCAGTGCGCAGCCGTCCGGGCCGCAGGCCTGTGCGTCGCCCCCGCCGACCGGGATCAGGGGCAGCGGCACCTGGCTCTCCCAGGCCTGCTCGAGCGCCCGGGCGAACGTTTCCACGGGCTGGGCGCCCGACACTCCCAGGCGGCGGTCGAGGACGAAGAACGGCACGCCCGTCGCCCCCATCGCGCTCGCCGTCGCCTCGTCCTCGCGCACGGCATCCGCGTACGCCTCCGGATCGGCCAGCACCGCGGCCGCCGCCTCGCCGTCCAGCCTCGCCTCGACGGCCAACTCGACCAGCCGCGCCGTCGCGAACGCCGAGCGCTCCTCGGCGAAGTTGGCCCGGTACAGCACGTCCAGCAGCTCCGCCTGCCGCCCCTGCTCCTTGGCGAAGTGCAGCAGCCGGTGCATGTCGAAGGAGTTCGCCGCGTCGCGCCCGCCGCTCAGGTACGGCAGCCCCTCCCCGCGCGCGTTCTCGGCGATGTGTCCCTCCGCCGCCTCGGCCTGCTCCAGGCTCAGCCCGTACTTCGCCGCCAGCAGCGGGATCACCGGGCGGGCCGCCCGCGGCGCGTGCGGGTCCAGCTCGAACGAACGGTGGACGACCTCCACGTCCTCGCGGTGCTCGAAGCCGGCCAGGGCCTGGTCGAACCGGGCCTTGCCGATGTAGCACCACGGGCAGTTGATGTCGCCCCACACCTCTACGCGCATGGCGTTGCACTCCTTCCGACCTTGCGCGGACCTCCCGCACTCACGCCAGCAACTATCTTCATGGAATGAATATTTCCAGATGTAAAATATTCATGGTTGCGCGGGGGCAGGGGCGGGGGCAGTGGCAGGGGCGGACACGAAGGTCGGCACCAGGCTCGGGTCGTTGAACGCCGTGATGCGGGCGACGCGGGCGCCGATCAGGGTCAGGACCTGGACGCCGTAGGGCTCGTACCGCCCGTGGCCCGCGTGCCGGTGGATGACGAAGGCGGACTGGCCGTTGGCGCGGGTGGGCGTCAGTTGCCAGCGGTCGGGGCGCAGCACCCGGTCGGCCAGGAAGCCGAGGACGGCGCGGCGGCCGGTGAACCAGGTCGGGGTGGGCGGCATCTCCAGCTCCACGTCGGCGCGCAGCAAGGTGACCAGCGCGGCGGGGTCGGCCCGGGTGAACGCATCGACGTAGCGGTCGAGGAGGGTGCGCCTGGTCTCCTCGTCCGGCTCGGCCAGGCCGTCCTCGACCGGGCCGGCCTCGGCCAGCCGGGCCCGGGCGCGGCGGAGCGTGCTGTCGACGGCCGCCGTCGTCGTGTCGAGCATCTCGGCGACCTCGGCGGTCCGGAACCCGAGCACGTCGCGCAGGGTCAACACCGCCCGCTGCCGGGCGGACAGCATCTGGAGCGCGGCGATGAAGGCGAGCCGGACTCCCGTCCGCCCGGCCACGATCGCCGCCGGGTCGCCGGCACCGAGGAGGCCGTCCGGCGCCGGCTGGAGCCAGGCCACCGCCGGTTCGCGGGGGGCCACGGCCGCGCGGTGATCGTCCTCCGGAGCCGCCAACCCCGACGGCAGGGGCCGCCGGGTCCGCGTCTCCAGCGCCGTCAGGCAGGCCCGGGTGGCGATCTTGTACAGCCACCGCCGCACCGAGGAGCGCCCCTCGAAGCCGTCGAACCCGCGCCACGCCCGCAGATAGGTCTCCTGCACCTGGTCCTCGGCATCGTGGATCGAGCCGAGGATCCGGTAGCAGTGCGCGAGCAGTTCCGGCCGGAAGGGCTCGGCCAGGGCGGTGAAATCGGCGTTCGACGGCATCGCGGTTCCTCGTTCGGAGTGCGGCAAGGCCACTGTAGGCGGGGAGGTGGGCGGGAAGGTGGGAAGCGGGGTGGGCGGCGGGAGGTGGGCTCAGCCGAGCGGGG from Kitasatospora sp. MMS16-BH015 encodes:
- a CDS encoding DsbA family protein, with amino-acid sequence MRVEVWGDINCPWCYIGKARFDQALAGFEHREDVEVVHRSFELDPHAPRAARPVIPLLAAKYGLSLEQAEAAEGHIAENARGEGLPYLSGGRDAANSFDMHRLLHFAKEQGRQAELLDVLYRANFAEERSAFATARLVELAVEARLDGEAAAAVLADPEAYADAVREDEATASAMGATGVPFFVLDRRLGVSGAQPVETFARALEQAWESQVPLPLIPVGGGDAQACGPDGCALPQQ
- a CDS encoding RNA polymerase subunit sigma-70; protein product: MALPHSERGTAMPSNADFTALAEPFRPELLAHCYRILGSIHDAEDQVQETYLRAWRGFDGFEGRSSVRRWLYKIATRACLTALETRTRRPLPSGLAAPEDDHRAAVAPREPAVAWLQPAPDGLLGAGDPAAIVAGRTGVRLAFIAALQMLSARQRAVLTLRDVLGFRTAEVAEMLDTTTAAVDSTLRRARARLAEAGPVEDGLAEPDEETRRTLLDRYVDAFTRADPAALVTLLRADVELEMPPTPTWFTGRRAVLGFLADRVLRPDRWQLTPTRANGQSAFVIHRHAGHGRYEPYGVQVLTLIGARVARITAFNDPSLVPTFVSAPATAPAPAPAQP